The DNA sequence AACATTTTGTCAGATCAATTATGCTGTGGATTACATCGTCTGTTTGATAGCGGCGTGTCAAATAATTGGGCAGATCGTTTACCAATGATTTGTTGAATACTTTATAATCATCAGAAAGCCATAAAATAAATGGAATATCGAACATATAAATAGATGCGTTTGCCTCGGCATGACCCCAAAAATCACGATAGTCAAATATTTCCTCGCCATGATCAGGGAAATATAGCATACAACTATTTATATTTTTATCTCTTAGTCTTTCAATAATTTCGCGTAACAGCCAGTCGTTATATACAACTGAATTGTCATGAGCATTTATTACACTCAGGGGCCATGGTCTGTGAAACTCTTGCTTAACTATACTGTCATATGTTGTGTAAATATTAAATTGCTCGGGGTATCTTGATGCTTTGTCAGAATGGCTTCCCATTAAGTGTAATATTATAAACTTTTTATCCGATCTGTCTTCTAGTGCAACATCTAATGGTTTTAATAGATTCCCATCATAGCTTATAAGTGGATTATTTTTATCAAATGTGAAAAAATACCAATCAGACTCAACAGCAATTGAAGTTGAGATGGTTGTAAACTGGTCAGTAAACTCTTGATTAGAGAGCCAAAAAGTTTTAAACCCCGCATTTTTCATGTACTCAATCATAGTTTGTTTTTTATACAAAGGCTCCATATCTTCATGATTGGCGAAACTTAAAATTTTTGACATTGTGGGATTTGTGTGTGAATGTGGACTTATTACACTATCAAAAATATAAAGCTGATCGCGAATTGAATTTAATAACGGATTTGTTTGCCTTGAATATCCATAAAGACCTTGATGATATTTTGATGCAGATTCACCAATAACAACGACTACCGTCAGCGCTGAATCGGAATTGCAATTAATTTTGTAGTATTCTTTGTTTGACAAACTTTTTCTTTTTTCAATCTCCTCTTTGAAAATATTAAATTCATTTTTATAATTTTTATAGCTGTTTATAAACTTATTGGGCAGTAGATTATCAGCTAATTTCAAGTGATAGGGCAATATAAACAGTATTAACGATAACACTATTTTCCCCACAATAGGTGTTTTTGTATATTTAACACGAAATATAGGAACTACGCAGGCAATGCTTATCAATATTAAAACAACCAAAACCAAGATCAGCTTGATATTTAGGTATTGTTTTACATAATCAGTAGCTTCAATTGTACTCGTTTCCCATATCGCATAATATGCACTTTCGGGCATTTTTGACCCATAAGTAATTATATGTGCTACGCTTATTATAGCTGCCAAGAGAAAAATAGCTAAAACTAAAATAGTGTACGGTTTCATTATCCTTGGAAACAGGGCAGGAAGAGCCAAACATATCAATGATGAGGGTATTAGTACTGTATAAAAGTAATAGTTTTCAGGTACCGAAAAGATAGCCGATGACAATTCATTAAACAACTGAATAACAACTACTACCAACAATAAAAAAGTTAGCTGCTTCAAATAACCTTTAAAAACATTAATCCTATTCAAAAAATAGACATAGAGAGGATAAATTACTAATATACTGATGATTATAGCAACTAAAATATCGCTCGAGGGCTCAAAACATAAGTACAATAAAAGAATAATAAAGCTTGATAGAATACCGTAAATATGTTTTTTTACTTTATCTGCATGTTTAACTTTTATTCTATCTAATAGAAATGTTGCAGAGAAATAAATAATAAGAAATACAATTGCTCCTACTAAAGCCCCAGTAATCAAACGTGGAAAACTGGCTGTAGTTGTTTTAACAATTCCTTCAGTTAACAAAGTTTCGCTAAGCCTGTTGTACTGAGAAATTAATCCGGTTATAAAACCCGATATTGCTATGTAAACAAACTCTTTATTTTTATTCATTGATAGATAATTTTAGCCGAACATTTAATTCTTTTCTATTGATATTTACAATTACACTGATAATATTTGGTTACACCAACTCAAACCGAATCAAGTCCCGAAGGTACAGTAAAACTTTTATTTTTGAAAATGTTAAAAAAAAACACCTGCTATTCGAAACACAGCCTTTTATGATAAAACGTGTTGTGTCTGTTAAACAATTGAGTTTATTATATAAGGAAAGGACAGCAAGTGCAAATTGAATAAAGCTCGGGGAACACAACTAAAACAAAGATATTATCGAAAGTGTCATATCCTTATATACCCTTAGAACTTAAGGGATTAAGAC is a window from the Bacteroidales bacterium genome containing:
- a CDS encoding sulfatase-like hydrolase/transferase; amino-acid sequence: MNKNKEFVYIAISGFITGLISQYNRLSETLLTEGIVKTTTASFPRLITGALVGAIVFLIIYFSATFLLDRIKVKHADKVKKHIYGILSSFIILLLYLCFEPSSDILVAIIISILVIYPLYVYFLNRINVFKGYLKQLTFLLLVVVVIQLFNELSSAIFSVPENYYFYTVLIPSSLICLALPALFPRIMKPYTILVLAIFLLAAIISVAHIITYGSKMPESAYYAIWETSTIEATDYVKQYLNIKLILVLVVLILISIACVVPIFRVKYTKTPIVGKIVLSLILFILPYHLKLADNLLPNKFINSYKNYKNEFNIFKEEIEKRKSLSNKEYYKINCNSDSALTVVVVIGESASKYHQGLYGYSRQTNPLLNSIRDQLYIFDSVISPHSHTNPTMSKILSFANHEDMEPLYKKQTMIEYMKNAGFKTFWLSNQEFTDQFTTISTSIAVESDWYFFTFDKNNPLISYDGNLLKPLDVALEDRSDKKFIILHLMGSHSDKASRYPEQFNIYTTYDSIVKQEFHRPWPLSVINAHDNSVVYNDWLLREIIERLRDKNINSCMLYFPDHGEEIFDYRDFWGHAEANASIYMFDIPFILWLSDDYKVFNKSLVNDLPNYLTRRYQTDDVIHSIIDLTKCYGEDFEPERSIFNKAFKPRKRIIGDYDYDEMIKTMKSIDEYKVK